GGAGATGTCCACGACATCGGCAAGAACCTCGTCGACATCATCTTAACCAACAACGGGTTTACTGTTCATAACCTGGGCATCAAGGTCGCCGTCAATGAACTGATCGAGAAGGCCCTCGAGACTGAGGCTGATGCGATTGGCATGAGCGGACTTCTCGTAAAATCCACCCTCGTCATGCGTGATAATCTCCTCGAGCTCAACCAGCGAGGCCTCTCCCATATACCAGTCATTCTTGGTGGGGCAGCGCTCACGCGCACGTACGTAGAGCGTGACCTCCGCGAGGTCTATGAGGGACGGGTTTTCTACGGCAAAGACGCCTTTGAAGGGTTAGACGTCCTCGACAAGCTTGTTCGGATATCCAACGGCGAGTTGGTCGATGACGACTTTGGTCGAACCATCAAGGTCTCATCGGTCAAGCGTATGCGCACATCACTAGAGGAGGACCGGCCCGAGCAGACCACGCGCTCGCCTCAGGTACCCTTCGATAATCCGATTTATAAGCCACCATTTCTTGGCACCCAGATCGTCAAAGGCATCCCAATTGAAGAGATCGCGGCCTACCTCAATGAGACGGCGTTGTTTCGCCACCAATGGGGCTACCGTCCCCAAAACGGTGAGACTGATGCGGAATTTAAGGACCGAATTCGTCAGCAACTCCTGGTCCAGCTCGATCATGCTCACACACAGCAAGCGTTGATCCCACAGGTCGTCTATGGCTATTTTCCCTGCTATTCGGAGGGCAACGACCTTGTCGTTCTCAATCCGTTAAATCTGGAGGAAGAACAGACGCGGTTCCACTTTCCAAGGCAATCCGGGGAGCAACACCTCTGTATTGCCGACTTCTTCCGTCCGCGACCAACGGGTGAAATCGACTACGTTGCCTTCCATGTCGTCACGATGGGCCAGCGCGTAAGCGAACTCGCCCAACAGTATTTTCAAGACAACCGCTACCAGGACTATCTACACCTCCATGGCCTCGGTGTCGAGATGGCCGAAGCGTTAGCCGAACTCTGGCACGCACGCATCCGCCGTGAGTGGGGATTTGCCGACCAGGATGGTCCGACCCTCGCGGGCCTGTTCAAGCAAGCCTATCGTGGCGGCCGATACTCATGGGGATACCCCGCTTGCCCCAATCTTGAGGACAACGGTCGCGTCATCACACTACTGGACGCAGCCCGTATTGGAGTGCGTGTCTCCGACAACTTCCAACTCGAACCAGAACAGACAACCACGGCGATCATCGCCCATCATCCAATGGCGAAATACTTTATCGCCTAACGACTGGGCGCCACGGATCGCGGCCAACCCACCAAATTGGCGATCTGCGTACTCCCCATCGGCCACGATTACGGCACGCGATGCGGCGACGCAAAGCTACTGGAGAACCGCAAGTTCACGCGGAGCCTGGTTGAGCGAGCGAACCCCAGCTTCATCGAGGAACACGATGTCCTCTATCCGCGCCCCCATCTCGCCTGGAATGTAAATCCCTGGCTCGATCGAGAATGCACTACCAGCCTCCAGCGAAAGCTCATTGTCGCCCGACAGATACGGGTCTTCGTGTTCGTCCAAACCGATGCCATGGCCAAGTCTGTGCACAAAGTAGTCACCGTATCCGCCATCGTTGATCACCTTCCTAGCGACCATATCGGCATCCCGACCAGACATACCAACGCGAATCATCGCTCGCGCTTCGCTTTGTGCACGATACAGCACGTCATAGAGTTCAACGAAGCCCGCAGGTGGCTCGCCAACGACGAAGGTCCGCGTCATATCCGAACAATAACCAGGCTCGTCGCCGACGGTGAAGGTACCGCCGAAGTCGAGCACCAGCGCATCCCCTGGCATAATCGTTCGCATACTCGGCTCATGATGTGGCGAAGCCGAATTGGGCCCACTACCGACGATCGTGAAGTTGACCTTGCTGTGACCCTCGTCGAGGAGGGCCTGGCCAATATCAGTCGCAACATCGCGCTCGACACGGTGCGCCACCGCAATCTCCCCACGTAACAACCGATTGGCAACCCGATCCGCCGCCTGCGCCGCCGCTTCAAGCAATGCAACTTCGAGGCTGTCCTTGTGCGCTCGCAGTCCACTTAACAACTTGGTGCCAGAGACAAAGACGGCATTGGGTACCTGCGCCATGAGCGGGAGCAGCCATCCCGCCTGGAACCGATCATCGATGGCTAAGCGCGGGGCATTGCCAACCATGGAGCCAAGAATCGCGAATGGATCCTCACCATCAGTCCATCCGACAAGTTCAAGGCCCTCGAGTTCACGAACGCGCGGAGCCTCCAACTTTGGAACCAACAGACGAGTATTGCCGACAACATCGAGGTACAGGCAGGTGATCCGCTCCAGCGGCATCGCCTCGTAGCCGGTCAACCAAGGCAGCTCCCTCCCGAGTGTCACCAACAAGGCATCGACGCCTGAGACCTCGAGCTGATGCCTGGCCTTTTCTTGCCGAGCCCGGTAGGCAGCCACGAACTGGCTTCGATCGGTCACGCCATCGCCCCAGCGGCTGCATCAGAACCTTGGCGCGCGTGGTAGGAAGATCTCGCGAGCGGCGACGCCTCCACATAGCGAAAGCCCAGACCCATCGCGTAGTCACGCAACTCAGC
This portion of the Ferrimicrobium sp. genome encodes:
- a CDS encoding M24 family metallopeptidase, whose protein sequence is MTDRSQFVAAYRARQEKARHQLEVSGVDALLVTLGRELPWLTGYEAMPLERITCLYLDVVGNTRLLVPKLEAPRVRELEGLELVGWTDGEDPFAILGSMVGNAPRLAIDDRFQAGWLLPLMAQVPNAVFVSGTKLLSGLRAHKDSLEVALLEAAAQAADRVANRLLRGEIAVAHRVERDVATDIGQALLDEGHSKVNFTIVGSGPNSASPHHEPSMRTIMPGDALVLDFGGTFTVGDEPGYCSDMTRTFVVGEPPAGFVELYDVLYRAQSEARAMIRVGMSGRDADMVARKVINDGGYGDYFVHRLGHGIGLDEHEDPYLSGDNELSLEAGSAFSIEPGIYIPGEMGARIEDIVFLDEAGVRSLNQAPRELAVLQ